One part of the Streptomyces lydicus genome encodes these proteins:
- a CDS encoding AAA family ATPase, with protein sequence MRLHRLTLTAFGPFRGTQTVDFDRLARDGLFLLHGPTGAGKTSVLDAVCFALYGSVPGARHGGQALRSDLADPQTLTEVVLELTVAGRRLEITRLPEQPRPKKRGSGTTREKAQSRLREFVPGEAGADGSWKALSRSHQEIGEEIGQLLGMSKEQFCQVVLLPQGDFARFLRADAEARARLLGRLFDTRRFAALEERLGTRRRAAADQVAAGDERLLALAHRMAQAAGESADFDGLEDFFTGTSAPAAGRAGRAAQGTAGRAAGGRRSRAEAGGAGTATVTATVPGQAGAGRRAAAASSAAPAGADTAAPGVGEPGFADAVLARAAVARVSARERLAVAHAAVCAAEEAGRTAAGELAEARERHRLQQRYAAARRRAALLDTDAEERARTRDRLARARTAAEVAPALALREAAWRELDAAQRAERTHRAPLPPALADADSDRLAAEERAAREDLGSLAAARRAERRAADLALERTALDREARADEQTLLDAADWLAAWDGVRRAHQQRIEAAQEAAVRAEQLGARIGPAEERLAAARRRDRLDDEARSAEGALLAARERAAVAHEHWLDLKERRLRGIAAELADGLRDGEACAVCGATEHPDPARAGAGHVDRATEEAALAAHHRAEETRQQAEAHCRTLGEARAAATAAAGAAATGELAAQAEELRAELADSRALGADLHAAREALDRAEREYERRRAEQQQAERRSAARTSHREALDREQAALDEELTRARGDSASVAERAARLERQVTLLAAAAEASRTAASCAQRLKEADARASDAAHGAGFDTPRAAAEALLKDDEWGALQQRLDDWQSESAAVEAELADPEALAADRLPPADPDAAYAADQAASERLRTASAARAAAEERCAALDRLSAHAEDDVRRLAPLRADHDRIAGLAALAAGTSSENERRMRLESYVLAARLEQVAAAAGARLQRMSAGRYTLVHSDERAGGARRSGLGLHVIDAWTGHERDTASLSGGETFFASLALALGLADVVTDEAGGTRLDTLFIDEGFGSLDEQTLDEVLDVLDSLRERDRSVGIVSHVADLKARIPAQLEVVKDRSGSTVRHRVRD encoded by the coding sequence ATGAGACTGCACCGGCTCACCCTGACCGCCTTCGGCCCGTTCCGCGGCACCCAGACCGTCGACTTCGACCGGCTCGCCCGCGACGGGCTGTTCCTGCTGCACGGGCCGACGGGCGCGGGCAAGACCTCGGTGCTGGACGCGGTGTGCTTCGCGCTGTACGGGTCGGTGCCCGGGGCGCGGCACGGCGGCCAGGCGCTGCGCAGCGACCTGGCCGACCCGCAGACCCTCACCGAGGTCGTCCTCGAACTGACCGTGGCCGGGCGGCGGTTGGAGATCACCAGGCTGCCCGAGCAGCCGCGCCCCAAGAAGCGCGGCAGCGGTACGACGAGGGAGAAGGCGCAGAGCCGGCTGCGGGAGTTCGTACCGGGCGAGGCCGGGGCGGACGGCAGCTGGAAGGCGCTGAGCCGGTCGCACCAGGAGATCGGTGAGGAGATCGGGCAGCTGCTCGGCATGAGCAAGGAGCAGTTCTGCCAGGTCGTGCTGCTGCCGCAGGGGGACTTCGCGCGCTTCCTGCGGGCCGACGCGGAGGCCCGTGCCCGGCTGCTGGGCCGGCTCTTCGACACCCGCCGGTTCGCCGCGCTCGAAGAGCGGCTCGGCACCCGGCGCCGGGCGGCCGCCGACCAGGTCGCGGCGGGCGACGAGCGGCTGCTGGCGCTCGCGCACCGGATGGCGCAGGCGGCCGGGGAGAGCGCCGACTTCGACGGCCTCGAAGACTTCTTCACCGGTACCTCGGCCCCGGCGGCGGGCCGGGCCGGGCGGGCGGCGCAGGGCACGGCCGGGCGCGCCGCGGGCGGCCGGCGGAGCCGCGCGGAGGCCGGCGGGGCGGGTACGGCGACGGTGACCGCGACCGTCCCGGGCCAGGCGGGAGCCGGCCGGCGGGCCGCGGCGGCCTCCTCCGCGGCACCGGCCGGTGCCGACACCGCCGCACCCGGGGTGGGCGAGCCGGGATTCGCCGACGCGGTGCTGGCCAGGGCCGCCGTCGCGAGGGTGAGCGCACGCGAGCGACTGGCGGTCGCCCACGCCGCGGTGTGCGCCGCCGAGGAGGCCGGGCGGACCGCGGCCGGGGAGCTGGCCGAGGCCCGTGAGCGGCACCGGCTCCAGCAGCGCTACGCAGCCGCCCGTCGCCGCGCCGCCCTGCTCGACACGGACGCCGAGGAGCGGGCCCGTACCCGCGACCGGCTGGCGCGGGCCCGCACGGCCGCCGAGGTCGCGCCCGCGCTCGCCCTGCGCGAGGCGGCCTGGCGCGAGCTGGACGCGGCACAGCGCGCCGAGCGCACCCACCGTGCCCCGCTGCCGCCCGCACTCGCGGACGCCGACAGCGACCGGCTGGCCGCGGAGGAGCGGGCGGCACGGGAGGATCTGGGATCGCTCGCGGCCGCCCGACGGGCCGAACGCCGGGCCGCGGACCTCGCCCTGGAGCGCACCGCCCTCGACCGCGAGGCGCGCGCCGACGAGCAGACACTGCTGGACGCCGCGGACTGGCTCGCCGCCTGGGACGGTGTCCGCCGCGCCCACCAGCAGCGCATCGAAGCCGCGCAGGAGGCCGCGGTCCGTGCCGAGCAGCTCGGCGCGCGGATCGGCCCGGCCGAGGAACGGCTCGCCGCGGCCCGCCGACGCGACCGGCTCGACGACGAGGCACGCTCCGCGGAGGGCGCGCTGCTCGCCGCCAGGGAGCGGGCCGCGGTCGCGCATGAACACTGGCTCGATCTCAAGGAGCGGCGGCTGCGGGGCATCGCCGCCGAACTCGCCGACGGGCTGCGCGACGGGGAGGCGTGCGCGGTCTGCGGTGCCACCGAGCACCCGGACCCGGCCCGGGCCGGCGCCGGCCACGTCGACCGGGCCACCGAGGAGGCCGCGCTGGCCGCGCACCACCGCGCCGAGGAGACCCGGCAGCAGGCGGAGGCCCACTGCCGGACCCTCGGCGAGGCACGCGCCGCGGCGACGGCGGCGGCCGGTGCCGCGGCCACCGGCGAACTCGCCGCACAGGCCGAGGAGTTGCGCGCCGAACTGGCCGACAGCCGTGCGCTCGGCGCGGACCTGCACGCGGCACGCGAGGCGCTGGACCGTGCCGAGCGGGAGTACGAACGACGCCGCGCCGAGCAGCAGCAGGCCGAACGCCGGTCCGCCGCCCGGACCTCGCACCGCGAGGCGCTGGACCGCGAACAGGCCGCACTGGACGAGGAGTTGACCCGGGCGCGGGGCGACAGCGCGAGCGTCGCGGAGCGGGCCGCCCGGCTGGAGCGGCAGGTGACGCTGCTCGCCGCGGCGGCCGAGGCGTCCCGTACGGCGGCCTCCTGCGCCCAGCGGCTCAAGGAGGCCGACGCCCGGGCCTCCGACGCCGCCCACGGGGCCGGCTTCGACACGCCCCGGGCGGCCGCCGAGGCGCTGCTGAAGGACGACGAGTGGGGTGCGCTCCAGCAGCGGCTCGACGACTGGCAGAGCGAGTCGGCCGCGGTGGAGGCCGAACTCGCCGACCCCGAGGCGCTCGCCGCGGACCGGCTCCCGCCCGCCGACCCGGACGCCGCGTACGCCGCCGACCAGGCCGCTTCGGAGCGGCTGCGGACCGCCTCGGCCGCCCGGGCGGCGGCCGAGGAGCGCTGCGCCGCCCTCGACCGGCTCTCCGCCCACGCCGAGGACGACGTCCGCCGGCTGGCCCCGCTGCGCGCCGACCACGACCGTATCGCCGGGCTCGCCGCGCTGGCCGCCGGCACCTCCAGCGAGAACGAGCGCCGGATGCGGCTGGAGTCCTACGTCCTCGCGGCCCGGCTGGAGCAGGTCGCGGCCGCCGCCGGAGCCCGGCTGCAGCGGATGTCGGCCGGCCGCTACACCCTCGTGCACTCCGACGAGCGGGCCGGCGGCGCCCGGCGCTCCGGCCTCGGGCTGCACGTCATCGACGCGTGGACCGGACACGAGCGGGACACCGCCAGCCTCTCCGGCGGCGAGACCTTCTTCGCCTCGCTGGCGCTGGCGCTCGGCCTCGCCGACGTCGTCACCGACGAGGCCGGCGGCACCCGGCTGGACACCCTCTTCATCGACGAGGGGTTCGGCAGCCTGGACGAGCAGACCCTCGACGAGGTGCTGGACGTCCTGGACTCGCTGCGCGAACGCGACCGCAGCGTCGGGATCGTCAGCCACGTCGCCGACCTCAAGGCGCGGATCCCGGCCCAGCTGGAGGTCGTCAAGGACCGGTCCGGCTCGACGGTCCGGCACCGCGTACGCGACTGA
- a CDS encoding rhodanese-like domain-containing protein, giving the protein MITPTPQPAAHAAPGAVPAAPPAAPADAAAYFAARLAFHTDVADVHTALAAGTADFVVIDSRSTAAWDQGHVPGARHLPTARIAADAAGLLDRAVPVVVYCWGPGCDGATRAALALARLGYRVKEMLGGIEYWIREGYEVETWQGPRHRPADPLTAPVGAEDCGC; this is encoded by the coding sequence ATGATCACACCGACGCCGCAGCCCGCGGCCCACGCCGCCCCCGGCGCCGTACCGGCCGCCCCGCCCGCCGCGCCCGCCGACGCCGCCGCGTACTTCGCCGCCCGCCTCGCCTTCCACACCGATGTCGCCGATGTGCACACCGCGCTGGCGGCCGGTACCGCCGACTTCGTCGTCATCGACTCCCGGAGCACCGCGGCCTGGGACCAGGGGCACGTCCCGGGCGCCCGGCACCTGCCCACCGCCCGGATCGCAGCGGACGCGGCGGGGCTGCTGGACCGGGCGGTCCCGGTCGTCGTGTACTGCTGGGGCCCCGGCTGCGACGGCGCCACCCGCGCCGCCCTCGCGCTCGCCCGGCTCGGCTACCGCGTCAAGGAGATGCTCGGCGGCATCGAGTACTGGATCCGCGAGGGATACGAGGTCGAGACCTGGCAGGGCCCCCGGCACCGCCCCGCCGACCCGCTGACGGCACCCGTGGGAGCCGAGGACTGCGGCTGCTGA
- a CDS encoding alkaline phosphatase D family protein translates to MAQGSGGGFGRRSLLQGAAAGSAALTLPVLSGAAPAQARSGRPGADWGVQVGDVTTSSGLVWVRADRPARMVVQTAATESFRNARTWHGPVLGAGTDFTGVTSLHGLPAGEQIHYRVLLADPDDPRRSGEPVTGTFRTAPGDRRQDVRFHWSGDLAGQGWGINPERGGYRVYEDMRRRNPDFFLCSGDNIYADNPITEKVTLPDGRIWRNVTTEEKAKVAETLAEFRGAFRYNLLDDNLRRFNAQVPTITQWDDHEVHNNWYPGQLLADDRYTEKDADVLSARSLRAFGEYFPIRTLRPDGGGRVYRVVRHGPLLDVFVLDMRRYRNANSPDRQTDDPQGILGAEQLRWLKRELSRSHAVWKVIASDMPLGLVVPDGKTDFEAVAQGDPGAPLGRELQIAELLRHIKHAGITGTLWLTADVHYTSAQHYAPERAAFKDFAPFWEFVSGPLNAGGFQAVKLDGTFGPEQAFIKAPDRANTSPAESPQYFGEIDIDGGSGELTVRLRQEGGEVLFSKVLQPGRVGQ, encoded by the coding sequence ATGGCGCAGGGATCCGGCGGCGGTTTCGGACGGCGATCGTTGCTGCAGGGCGCGGCGGCGGGTTCCGCGGCGCTGACGCTGCCCGTGCTCTCCGGCGCCGCGCCGGCGCAGGCCCGCAGCGGCCGGCCGGGCGCCGACTGGGGCGTGCAGGTGGGTGACGTGACCACGTCCTCGGGCCTGGTGTGGGTGCGCGCGGACCGGCCGGCGCGGATGGTGGTGCAGACCGCGGCGACCGAGTCGTTCCGCAACGCCAGGACGTGGCACGGTCCGGTGCTGGGGGCGGGGACGGACTTCACCGGCGTCACCTCGCTGCACGGGCTGCCGGCCGGGGAGCAGATCCACTACCGGGTGCTGCTGGCCGACCCGGACGATCCCCGGCGGTCCGGCGAGCCGGTCACCGGTACCTTCCGTACGGCCCCCGGCGACCGGCGGCAGGACGTCCGCTTCCACTGGTCGGGCGACCTCGCGGGCCAGGGCTGGGGCATCAACCCGGAGCGCGGCGGCTACCGCGTCTACGAGGACATGCGGCGCCGGAACCCGGACTTCTTCCTGTGCAGCGGCGACAACATCTACGCGGACAACCCGATCACCGAGAAGGTGACGCTCCCGGACGGCCGGATCTGGCGGAACGTGACGACCGAGGAGAAGGCGAAGGTCGCCGAGACGCTCGCGGAGTTCCGTGGCGCGTTCCGCTACAACCTGCTGGACGACAATCTGCGCCGGTTCAACGCCCAGGTGCCCACGATCACGCAGTGGGACGACCACGAGGTGCACAACAACTGGTACCCGGGGCAGTTGCTGGCGGACGACAGGTACACCGAGAAGGACGCCGATGTGCTCTCCGCGCGGTCGCTGCGCGCCTTCGGCGAGTACTTCCCGATCCGGACGCTGCGGCCGGACGGCGGCGGCCGGGTCTACCGGGTGGTGCGCCACGGTCCGCTGCTCGACGTGTTCGTGCTGGACATGCGCCGCTACCGCAACGCGAACTCGCCGGACCGGCAGACCGACGATCCGCAGGGCATCCTGGGCGCCGAGCAGCTGCGCTGGCTCAAGCGGGAGCTGTCCCGCTCGCACGCGGTGTGGAAGGTGATCGCCTCCGACATGCCGCTGGGCCTGGTCGTGCCCGACGGCAAGACCGACTTCGAGGCGGTGGCACAGGGGGATCCGGGCGCTCCCCTGGGGCGCGAGCTGCAGATCGCCGAGCTGCTGCGGCACATCAAGCACGCCGGCATCACCGGCACCCTGTGGCTGACGGCGGACGTGCACTACACGTCGGCGCAGCACTACGCACCGGAGCGGGCCGCCTTCAAGGATTTCGCGCCCTTCTGGGAGTTCGTGTCGGGGCCGCTGAACGCGGGCGGGTTCCAGGCCGTGAAGCTTGATGGAACCTTCGGGCCCGAGCAGGCGTTCATCAAGGCACCGGACCGTGCCAACACCTCCCCCGCGGAGAGTCCGCAGTACTTCGGCGAGATCGACATCGACGGGGGCAGCGGGGAGTTGACGGTGCGGTTGCGTCAGGAGGGTGGAGAGGTGCTGTTCAGCAAGGTGCTCCAACCGGGACGGGTAGGACAGTAG
- a CDS encoding Lrp/AsnC family transcriptional regulator, whose translation MTGYSPDATDWRILDVLQHNGRAGYAELARAVNMSASAVTERVRRLEEAGVISGYAAVVDPERVGLPVLAFVRLRYPNGNYKPFHDLLESTPEILEAHHVTGDDCFVIKVAARSMRHLEEVSGRIGALGSVTTSVVYSSPLPRRPVGR comes from the coding sequence ATGACCGGTTATTCCCCCGACGCCACCGACTGGCGCATCCTCGACGTCCTGCAGCACAACGGCCGGGCCGGCTACGCCGAGCTGGCCCGCGCGGTGAACATGTCCGCCAGCGCGGTCACCGAACGCGTCCGGCGGCTGGAGGAGGCAGGGGTGATCTCCGGTTACGCCGCGGTCGTCGACCCGGAGCGGGTCGGCCTGCCGGTCCTGGCCTTCGTCCGGCTGCGCTACCCCAACGGCAACTACAAGCCGTTCCACGATCTGCTGGAGTCCACCCCGGAGATCCTGGAGGCGCACCACGTCACCGGCGACGACTGCTTCGTCATCAAGGTGGCCGCCCGCTCGATGCGGCACCTGGAGGAGGTGTCCGGCCGGATCGGCGCCCTCGGCTCGGTGACGACCAGCGTCGTCTACTCCTCACCGCTCCCCCGCCGCCCCGTCGGCCGGTGA
- a CDS encoding GNAT family N-acetyltransferase, translating to MTEASSARSARRHHWRRDVVELAALFTAVAVADAVANTVAHGPSGPVLLCASAVALLATAVFHIWWSRRHENAPPPTDTGATAASPTGRAPAAGGQETTLWRMRTTVRDEPGSLAELCTALAARQVDILSLQTHPLSDGTVDEFLLRAPGSLAPGELTRTVAGAGGLHSWLERADAHDLVDAPTRMLGLATRTALDSAELPLALRQLLGRCTIHSVPARSLTGQPLAEPVPAEGVLEDHVMKFRDPSGGSLTIERPQLPFTPTEFARVRALVELDARLGQRVPPRREVLTLPEGNEITVRRADTSDLAAAREMHDRCSPRTLALRYHGPVGDADRYLGHLLSPRFGRTLAVETASGRLVALGHLLWDGDETEVALLVEDSWQQRGIGAELLRRLVTMADETGCESVYAITQASNTGMVAAMRGLGLPLDYQIEEGTLVITARPAGVPAARPETREGVRVQDGTGRR from the coding sequence ATGACTGAAGCATCCTCTGCCCGTTCCGCCCGTCGCCACCACTGGCGGCGGGACGTCGTCGAGCTGGCCGCCCTGTTCACGGCCGTGGCGGTGGCCGACGCCGTCGCCAACACCGTCGCCCACGGCCCGTCGGGCCCGGTGCTGCTGTGCGCCTCGGCGGTGGCCCTGCTGGCCACGGCGGTCTTCCACATCTGGTGGTCACGACGCCACGAGAACGCCCCGCCGCCGACCGATACCGGCGCCACGGCGGCGTCCCCCACCGGCCGGGCCCCGGCGGCCGGCGGCCAGGAGACGACGCTGTGGCGGATGCGGACCACCGTCCGCGACGAACCGGGCAGCCTGGCCGAGCTGTGCACGGCGCTGGCCGCCCGGCAGGTGGACATCCTCAGCCTGCAGACCCATCCGCTGTCCGACGGAACGGTCGACGAGTTCCTGCTGCGCGCGCCCGGCTCGCTGGCCCCCGGGGAGCTGACCCGTACGGTGGCCGGCGCGGGCGGTCTGCACAGCTGGCTGGAGCGGGCCGACGCGCACGACCTCGTGGACGCGCCGACCCGGATGCTGGGCCTGGCGACCCGCACGGCCCTCGACTCCGCCGAACTCCCGCTCGCACTACGCCAGTTGCTGGGGCGCTGCACGATCCACTCGGTGCCCGCCCGCTCGCTGACCGGTCAGCCGCTCGCAGAGCCGGTGCCCGCCGAGGGCGTACTGGAGGACCACGTCATGAAGTTCCGCGACCCCTCCGGGGGGTCCCTGACCATCGAAAGGCCGCAGTTGCCGTTCACCCCCACCGAGTTCGCGCGGGTCCGCGCGCTGGTCGAGCTGGACGCCCGGCTCGGCCAGCGGGTGCCGCCGCGGCGTGAGGTGCTCACGCTCCCGGAGGGCAACGAGATCACCGTCCGCCGGGCCGACACCTCCGACCTGGCGGCGGCCCGCGAGATGCACGACCGCTGCTCGCCACGGACCCTGGCGCTGCGCTACCACGGCCCGGTCGGTGACGCGGACCGCTACCTCGGGCACCTGCTCAGCCCCCGCTTCGGCCGCACCCTCGCGGTGGAGACCGCCTCCGGCCGGCTGGTGGCGCTCGGCCATCTGCTGTGGGACGGCGACGAGACCGAGGTCGCCCTGCTGGTCGAGGACTCCTGGCAGCAGCGCGGTATCGGCGCGGAGCTGCTGCGCCGGCTGGTGACGATGGCGGACGAGACCGGCTGCGAGAGCGTCTACGCGATCACCCAGGCGTCCAACACGGGGATGGTGGCGGCGATGCGCGGTCTCGGCCTGCCGCTGGACTACCAGATAGAGGAAGGCACGCTCGTGATCACGGCCCGCCCGGCGGGTGTGCCCGCCGCCCGGCCGGAGACCCGCGAGGGTGTCCGCGTCCAGGACGGCACCGGCCGCCGCTGA
- a CDS encoding VOC family protein, translating into MPANGSAPIRIARPSRDLAAAARFWKDGLGLTELYRHASEGTEHALLMLGWPDARWHLELTFDPTGTHLPSPTADDLLVVYLGEEVPVELIERLERAGGTRVAAYNPYWDEWGVTLEDPDGYRLVLSRRDWSNS; encoded by the coding sequence ATGCCGGCCAACGGCTCCGCCCCCATCCGCATCGCCCGCCCGTCCCGCGATCTGGCCGCCGCCGCACGCTTCTGGAAAGACGGACTGGGCCTGACGGAGCTCTACCGGCACGCCTCCGAGGGCACCGAGCACGCCCTGCTGATGCTCGGCTGGCCGGACGCCCGGTGGCATCTGGAGCTGACCTTCGACCCGACCGGGACGCACCTGCCCTCCCCGACCGCCGACGACCTGCTCGTCGTCTACCTGGGCGAGGAGGTGCCGGTCGAGCTGATCGAGCGGCTGGAGCGCGCCGGCGGTACGCGGGTCGCGGCGTACAACCCGTACTGGGACGAGTGGGGGGTCACCCTGGAGGACCCCGACGGGTACCGGCTGGTGCTCTCCCGCCGCGACTGGTCCAACTCCTGA
- a CDS encoding RNA polymerase sigma-70 factor gives MLKETATDVFEDHRPVLFGVAYRMLGRVADAEDVVQDAWLRWSGADRTQVREPRAFLVRITTRLAIDRLRQVQARRESYVGPWLPEPLATDAVGTAPDGAERTVFTESVTLAVLVVMESLSPLERAVFVLREAFGYPYAEIATALDRSEAAVRQLAGRARKHVEDGRPRYDVDPEQQRDLTERFLAAAAGDDLQGLLSLLATDARLVGDSGGKAKAPLRVIESADKIARFLFGVARSAPPGLEFTVRELNGGIALLGHVGEVPDSVIQLGVKDGRIQTVYIVRNPDKLAALAAG, from the coding sequence GTGCTGAAGGAAACCGCGACCGATGTCTTCGAAGACCACCGCCCCGTGCTGTTCGGGGTGGCCTACCGCATGCTCGGCCGGGTGGCCGACGCCGAGGACGTCGTCCAGGACGCCTGGTTGCGCTGGTCGGGCGCGGACCGGACCCAGGTGCGCGAGCCGCGCGCCTTCCTCGTACGGATCACCACCCGGCTCGCCATCGACCGGCTGCGGCAGGTCCAGGCGCGCCGCGAGTCCTACGTCGGGCCCTGGCTGCCGGAACCGCTCGCGACCGACGCCGTCGGCACCGCGCCGGACGGCGCCGAACGGACGGTGTTCACCGAGTCCGTCACCCTCGCCGTGCTCGTCGTCATGGAGTCGCTCTCCCCGCTGGAGCGCGCGGTGTTCGTGCTGCGCGAGGCGTTCGGCTATCCGTACGCGGAGATCGCCACCGCCCTGGACCGCAGCGAGGCCGCGGTGCGCCAACTGGCCGGCCGGGCCCGCAAGCACGTGGAGGACGGCCGGCCGCGCTACGACGTCGACCCCGAGCAGCAGCGCGATCTGACCGAGCGGTTCCTGGCCGCGGCGGCCGGCGACGACCTGCAGGGGCTCCTCTCCCTGCTCGCGACGGACGCGCGGCTGGTCGGCGACAGCGGCGGCAAGGCCAAGGCGCCGCTGCGGGTCATCGAGTCCGCGGACAAGATCGCCCGCTTCCTCTTCGGCGTCGCCCGGTCCGCACCGCCCGGCCTGGAATTCACCGTCCGCGAACTCAACGGCGGCATCGCGCTGTTGGGGCACGTCGGGGAGGTGCCGGACTCCGTCATCCAGCTCGGCGTCAAGGACGGCCGGATCCAGACGGTCTACATCGTGCGCAACCCCGACAAGCTGGCGGCGCTGGCGGCCGGCTGA
- a CDS encoding DUF885 domain-containing protein — protein sequence MSNTTTPTGGPLPRQVADAYVDALVDLDPITGTFLGIPESSDKLPDFSPTGQEAVAQLARTTLDRLAEAEARPGADSTAEQVCARLLRERLTAELAVHEAGERLRTVSNLSSPLHHVREVFTVTPAETEEDWAAIDRRLRAVPAALEGYRAALDAGLKRDLPAGPLQVRTVIGQLDEWIGTGRSWFAEFTEAGPDALRAELTEAAEVATGALVELRDWFRDSYAPAVEGAPDVVGRERYARLARYYNGADVDADEAYAYGWSEFHRLLAEMETEAEKVLPGAKTPWEALAWCDEHGEAIEGVEETRRWLQSLMDEAIESLDGTHFELAERVRRVESRIAPAGSAAAPYYTPPTLDFSRPGRTWLPTMGETRFPAYDLVSTWYHEGVPGHHLQLAQWVHVADRLSRYQTTVGIVSANAEGWALYAERLMDELGFLTNAERRLGYLDAQMMRAVRVIIDIGMHLELEIPADSPFHPGERWTPQLAHEFFARHSSRPADFVESEIIRYQGMAGQAIGYKLGERVWLKGREAARARHGADFDLKAWHMAALSQGSLGLDDLLSELSAL from the coding sequence ATGTCCAACACCACTACCCCCACCGGCGGCCCGCTGCCCCGCCAGGTCGCCGACGCCTATGTCGACGCCCTCGTCGACCTGGACCCGATCACCGGAACCTTCCTCGGCATCCCCGAGAGTTCCGACAAGCTCCCCGACTTCTCGCCGACGGGCCAGGAGGCGGTGGCCCAGCTCGCCCGTACGACGCTGGACAGGCTCGCCGAGGCCGAGGCCCGGCCGGGCGCGGACAGCACCGCCGAGCAGGTCTGCGCCCGGCTGCTGCGCGAGCGGCTGACCGCCGAGCTGGCGGTGCACGAGGCCGGCGAGCGCCTGCGCACGGTCAGCAACCTCAGCTCCCCGCTGCACCACGTCCGTGAGGTCTTCACGGTCACCCCGGCGGAGACCGAGGAGGACTGGGCGGCCATCGACCGGCGGCTGCGGGCCGTACCGGCCGCGCTGGAGGGCTACCGCGCCGCCCTCGACGCCGGCCTCAAGCGCGATCTGCCCGCCGGCCCGCTACAGGTGCGCACCGTCATCGGTCAGTTGGACGAGTGGATCGGCACCGGCCGCAGCTGGTTCGCGGAGTTCACCGAGGCCGGCCCGGACGCGCTGCGCGCCGAGCTGACCGAGGCCGCCGAGGTGGCGACCGGCGCCCTGGTGGAGCTGCGCGACTGGTTCCGGGACAGCTACGCCCCGGCTGTCGAGGGCGCGCCGGACGTGGTGGGCCGGGAGCGCTACGCCCGTCTCGCGCGCTACTACAACGGTGCCGACGTCGACGCCGACGAGGCGTACGCGTACGGCTGGTCGGAGTTCCACCGGCTGCTGGCCGAGATGGAGACCGAGGCGGAGAAGGTCCTGCCCGGTGCGAAGACCCCGTGGGAGGCGCTGGCCTGGTGCGACGAGCACGGTGAGGCGATCGAGGGCGTCGAGGAGACCCGGCGGTGGCTGCAGTCGCTCATGGACGAGGCCATCGAGTCGCTGGACGGCACCCACTTCGAGCTGGCCGAGCGGGTCCGCCGGGTCGAGTCGCGGATCGCCCCGGCCGGCAGCGCGGCCGCCCCGTACTACACCCCGCCGACGCTGGACTTCTCCCGGCCCGGCCGCACCTGGCTGCCGACGATGGGCGAGACCCGCTTCCCGGCGTACGACCTGGTCTCCACCTGGTACCACGAGGGCGTGCCCGGCCATCACCTCCAGCTGGCGCAGTGGGTCCACGTCGCCGACCGGCTCTCGCGTTACCAGACGACGGTGGGCATCGTCAGCGCCAACGCCGAGGGCTGGGCGCTGTACGCCGAGCGCCTCATGGACGAGCTGGGCTTCCTGACGAACGCCGAGCGGCGGCTCGGCTATCTGGACGCGCAGATGATGCGCGCGGTGCGGGTCATCATCGACATCGGGATGCACCTGGAGCTGGAGATCCCCGCGGACTCGCCCTTCCACCCGGGTGAGCGCTGGACGCCGCAGCTGGCGCACGAGTTCTTCGCGCGGCACAGCAGCCGCCCGGCGGACTTCGTCGAGAGCGAGATCATCCGCTACCAGGGCATGGCCGGTCAGGCCATCGGCTACAAGCTCGGTGAGCGGGTCTGGCTCAAGGGCCGGGAGGCGGCCCGCGCCCGGCACGGCGCGGACTTCGACCTCAAGGCGTGGCACATGGCCGCGCTGTCGCAGGGCTCCCTGGGCCTGGACGATCTCCTGAGCGAGCTGTCGGCGCTCTGA